A single window of Vigna radiata var. radiata cultivar VC1973A chromosome 4, Vradiata_ver6, whole genome shotgun sequence DNA harbors:
- the LOC106758396 gene encoding uncharacterized protein LOC106758396 produces the protein MKERSRCRDGRLNPEQSTSLRRENFEDWCIKIDAILGFQEIDEIVKVGFKEPAKNDTEETKKAYKENKKLDCKARMILHQCIXATIFXKVSKXTXXKETWEILQDGYGXAGNMKEIRLQSLRRQYELLKMEEQETVEGYIGRIQMVVNAMRACDKVVKDKKIVHKILRTLTPQYDHIVVAIMESRDLEKLKVEELQNSLEIHDQRLLERKTAEQDALQNTNQALQAKIQRGRGTDRGRGRRDGRGGRNGGRFINNVEQTKNEMSSDQKEGNHRGRGKPGGRGGRKSVDRRNVQFYTCSKFGHYSSECWHNESNKKEDNNEVNLVKDEMESDSDHVILMTVATHGEFGKNQRMTHDDYEQHACQKMDRCGEEMKCAEYVSVAEKESHADTSFKSTI, from the coding sequence ATGAAGGAAAGATCACGCTGCAGAGATGGCAGGCTTAATCCAGAGCAGTCTACCAGTCTTCGACGGGAAAACTTTGAAGATTGGTGCATCAAGATTGATGCAATCCTCGGGTTCCAGGAGATTGATGAAATTGTCAAGGTTGGGTTCAAAGAACCTGCAAAGAATGATACAGAAGAAACCAAGAAGGCGTATAAAGAGAATAAGAAATTGGATTGTAAGGCACGCATGATTTTACATCAATGCATCNCGGCAACGATATTCNAGAAAGTATCTAAGGNTACTANGNCTAAAGAGACATGGGAAATTTTACAAGATGGGTATGGATNTGCGGGAAACATGAAGGAGATCAGACTTCAATCACTGCGGCGTCAGTATGAACTGCTGAAGATGGAAGAACAAGAAACTGTTGAAGGGTACATAGGCAGAATCCAGATGGTTGTTAACGCAATGCGTGCGTGCGACAAGGTTGTCAAGGACAAGAAGATTGTCCACAAAATTCTAAGAACTCTAACGCCTCAATACGATCACATTGTCGTCGCCATTATGGAAAGTAGAGATTTGGAAAAATTAAAGGTTGAAGAGTTACAAAACTCTCTTGAAATCCACGATCAGCGACTGCTAGAGAGAAAGACTGCAGAACAAGATGCATTACAGAACACCAATCAGGCGTTGCAAGCCAAGATTCAAAGGGGTCGTGGAACCGACAGAGGAAGAGGCAGACGAGATGGTCGTGGAGGCCGAAATGGAGGAAGATTCATCAACAATGTCGAACAAACCAAAAATGAAATGAGTAGTGATCAAAAGGAAGGAAATCACAGAGGCAGAGGGAAACCcggaggaagaggaggaagaaagagTGTTGACAGAAGAAATGTGCAGTTTTATACGTGCAGCAAGTTTGGTCATTACTCCTCTGAATGCTGGCATAACGAGAGTAACAAGAAAGAAGATAACAACGAAGTCAATCTTGTAAAAGATGAGATGGAATCAGATTCAGACCACGTGATATTAATGACAGTCGCAACGCATGGAGAATTTGGAAAGAACCAGAGAATGACACATGATGATTACGAGCAACATGCTTGCCAGAAAATGGACAGGTGTGGAGAAGAAATGAAATGCGCAGAATACGTGTCAGTTGCTGAGAAAGAAAGTCATGCAGACACAAGTTTTAAGAGTACAATCTGA
- the LOC106759207 gene encoding K(+) efflux antiporter 2, chloroplastic — translation MDMACGFPQSRVLHGGMGTSYRHRSVGQLGCFDFRGRGFGCAGFDRSVSKFRVSGVSASACWSNSRVFTGREFKVLNIKRSLSCKNNNLFTGSRVIWSKCQGNDSLAYVTGNGRTVDYVEGSDEDAGLGPVSSVELDAPLEEEEQAGRKEGGSEIGSEELSVDELKELLQKARKELEVAQINSTMFEEKVKKISETAISLHDEAVISWNAVNSTLDTIKEVANEELPAKEAVQTATMALSLAEARLQVAIESLEPTKEVPDSTQGSNESNGDKDVEEHEKAILFAEADIKECQANLANCEAELKRLQNRKEELQKEVSKLQEIAENAQLNAVKAEEDVTNIMLLAEQAVAFELEATKRVNDAEIALQRADKSNSNSNTDTIETIQAPDVEAILEEEKVVNYFSGDVTVERDKELSIDDDYLVENLSPETLSDKANPILEDKTESDYLSDNENVVQAKKQETQKDLTKDSSPFAPKALLKKSSRFFSASFFSFTEDGTEFTPASVFQGLIISVQKQLPKLIFGFLLMGAGVTFFANKVDRNAQLLPQADVIMTSVEEVSSSAKPLVRHLQKLPKKIKKIIASLPHQEVNEEEASLFDMLWLLLASVIFVPIFQKIPGGSPVLGYLAAGILIGPYGLSIIRHVHGTKAVAEFGVVFLLFNIGLELSVERLSSMKKYVFGLGSAQVLATAVAIGLVVHFICGQPGPAAIVVGNGLALSSTAVVLQVLQERGESTSRHGRATFSVLLFQDLAVVVLLILIPLISPNSSKGGVGFQAIAEALGMAAVKAAVAITAIIAGGRLLLRPIYKQVAENQNAEIFSANTLLVILGTSLLTARAGLSMALGAFLAGLLLAETEFSLQVESDIAPYRGLLLGLFFMTVGMSIDPKLLVSNFPIIGVTLGLLICGKTILVSLMGRMFGISFISAIRAGLLLAPGGEFAFVAFGDAVNQGIMSSQLSSLLFLVVGISMAITPWLAAGGQLIASRFEQNDVRRLLPEESETDDLQDHIIICGFGRVGQIIAQLLSERLIPFVALDVRSDRVAVGRGLGLPVYFGDAGSREVLHKLGAERACAAAITLDTPGANYRTVWALSKYFPNVKTFVRAHDVDHGLNLEKAGATAVVPETLEPSLQLAAALLSQAKLPTSEIAATINEFRTRHLAELSELCEASGNSLGYGYNNNNKIAGKPKSQSTDSLDETPVSEGTLTI, via the exons ATGGATATGGCTTGTGGTTTTCCGCAGTCAAGGGTGTTGCACGGAGGTATGGGGACGAGTTACAGACACAGATCAGTTGGTCAGTTAGGTTGTTTTGATTTTAGAGGGAGAGGTTTTGGTTGTGCTGGTTTTGACAGAAGTGTTTCAAAATTTCGTGTTAGTGGAGTGAGTGCTTCTGCTTGTTGGAGTAATTCCAGGGTGTTTACTGGTAGGGAGtttaaagttttgaatattAAGAGAAGTTTGTCTTGTAAGAATAACAATCTTTTTACGGGCTCTAGAGTGATTTGGTCCAAGTGCCAGGGTAATGATTCTTTAGCTTATGTTACTGGCAACGGTCGGACTGTTGATTATGTGGAAGGTTCAGATGAGGATGCAGGATTGGGGCCTGTTTCTAGTGTTGAACTTGATGCACCTTTGGAAGAAGAAGAGCAAGCCGGAAGAAAAGAGGGAGGGAGTGAAATAGGATCAGAGGAACTAAGTGTGGATGAATTGAAAGAACTATTGCAAAAGGCCAGGAAGGAGCTAGAAGTAGCTCAAATAAATAGTACCATGTTTGAggaaaaggttaaaaaaatatcagaGACTGCCATTTCTTTGCATGATGAAGCTGTGATTTCTTGGAATGCTGTTAATTCTACCCTTGACACCATCAAAGAAGTAGCTAATGAAGAGCTTCCGGCCAAAGAAGCTGTCCAAACTGCAACAATGGCTCTTTCATTAGCTGAGGCAAGACTTCAAGTAGCCATAGAATCTTTGGAGCCTACAAAAGAAGTTCCTGATTCAACACAAGGTTCTAATGAGAGCAATGGTGATAAGGACGTGGAGGAACATGAGAAAGCTATTTTGTTTGCTGAAGCAGATATCAAGGAATGCCAGGCTAACTTAGCCAATTGTGAGGCAGAGCTGAAGCGCTTGCAAAATAGGAAGGAAGAGTTGCAGAAGGAAGTGAGCAAATTGCAAGAAATTGCTGAAAATGCTCAGCTGAATGCTGTGAAAGCTGAAGAGGATGTTACAAACATAATGCTTTTGGCTGAGCAAGCTGTTGCCTTTGAACTTGAGGCAACAAAACGTGTAAATGATGCAGAGATTGCCTTACAACGAGCAGATAAGTCTAATTCTAATTCAAATACTGATACGATAGAAACTATCCAAGCACCGGATGTTGAGGCTATTCTTGAGGAGGAAAAAGTGGTTAACTATTTTTCTGGTGATGTCACTGTTGAAAGAGACAAAGAATTGTCAATTGATGATGACTATTTGGTTGAAAATTTATCACCTGAAACACTATCTGATAAAGCCAACCCAATTTTGGAAGACAAAACAGAGTCTGATTATTTAAGTGATAATGAGAATGTCGTGCAAGCAAAAAAGCAGGAAACACAGAAAGATTTAACCAAAGATAGTTCACCTTTTGCTCCCAAGGCATTATTGAAAAAGTCTTCTCGATTCTTTTCTGcatcattcttttcttttaccgAAGATGGGACTGAGTTCACACCAGCATCAGTCTTTCAGGGCCTTATAATATCTGTACAGAAGCAGTTGCCGAAGCTGATTTTTGGGTTCTTGTTAATGGGAGCAGG GGTTACCTTCTTTGCTAATAAAGTGGATAGGAATGCTCAGCTGCTTCCCCAGGCAGACGTTATCATGACTAGTGTTGAAGAAGTTTCCTCTAGTGCAAAGCCGCTGGTTAGACACCTACAGAAACTGcccaagaaaatcaagaaaatcaTTGCGTCATTACCTCACCAAGAG GTGAATGAGGAAGAAGCCTCCCTCTTTGACATGCTCTGGCTATTACTTGCAAGTGTTATATTTGTGCCAATATTCCAGAAAATCCCTGGAG GCAGTCCTGTTCTTGGCTATTTGGCTGCTGGTATCTTGATTGGGCCATATGGTCTCTCTATCATTCGTCACGTACATGGCACAAAAGCAGTAGCTGAATTTGGAGTTGTTTTCCTTCTATTCAATATTGGCCTGGAG CTCTCTGTCGAAAGGCTTAGTTCAATGAAGAAATATGTCTTTGGATTAGGCTCTGCACAG GTCTTGGCAACTGCTGTAGCTATTGGTTTGGTGGTTCATTTTATTTGTGGCCAACCTGGTCCTGCTGCTATTGTTGTTGGGAATGGCCTTGCATTATCATCCACTGCTGTTGTTCTGCAG GTGTTGCAGGAGAGAGGTGAGAGTACATCACGGCATGGCCGAGCTACTTTTTCTGTGTTACTCTTTCAG GATTTGGCTGTTGTGGTGTTGCTAATTCTCATACCTCTTATTTCTCCCAATTCTTCCAAAGGAGGG gttggttttcaagctatTGCTGAAGCACTTGGAATGGCTGCTGTTAAGGCAGCAGTTGCAATCACTGCCATAATTGCAGGGGGACGATTG CTCCTTCGACCAATATACAAGCAGGTTGCAGAAAATCAAAATGCTGAAATTTTCTCAGCCAATACACTCCTTGTTATTCTTGGCACAAGTCTTCTTACGGCCAGG GCAGGACTTTCCATGGCATTAGGAGCCTTTTTGGCTGGTTTACTGCTGGCAGAAACTGAATTTTCATTACAGGTTGAATCTGACATTGCTCCATATCGTGGCCTTCTTTTAGGGCTATTCTTTATGACG GTTGGAATGTCAATAGATCCAAAACTTCTTGTATCAAACTTCCCAATCATCGGAGTTACACTAGGACTCTTAATATGTGGCAAGACTATCTTGGTTTCTTTGATGGGTAGAATGTTTGGGATTTCCTTCATTTCTGCCATAAGAGCTGGTCTTCTTCTTGCTCCTGGGGGAGAGTTTGCATTTGTGGCTTTTGGTGACGCCGTTAATCAG GGCATAATGTCTTCCCAGCTATCATCTTTGCTTTTTCTTGTTGTGGGCATTTCAATGGCCATCACACCATGGCTAGCAGCAGGAGGCCAGCTGATTGCTTCCCGCTTTGAGCAGAATGATGTTAGAAGACTATTACCTGAAGAAAGTGAG ACAGATGATCTGCAAgatcatattattatttgtggATTTGGACGAGTGGGCCAG ATCATTGCCCAACTTCTTTCTGAGCGTCTTATTCCGTTCGTCGCACTAGATGTAAGGAG TGATAGAGTTGCAGTTGGCCGTGGTCTCGGTCTGCCTGTGTATTTTGGGGATGCTGGTAGTAGAGAG GTCTTACATAAACTTGGAGCTGAAAGGGCATGTGCTGCAGCAATAACACTcgatacacctggtgcaaattATAGAACAGTCTGGGCTCTGAGCAAGTACTTCCCAAATGTGAAGACCTTTGTCCGTGCCCATGACGTTGATCATGGATTGAATTTAGAAAAGGCTGGAGCCACTGCT GTTGTACCAGAGACTTTGGAACCAAGTCTTCAACTTGCAGCTGCTCTTCTTTCTCAG gCCAAACTCCCCACGTCGGAGATTGCAGCAACTATAAATGAATTCAGAACTCGACATCTGGCTGAGCTCTCGGAG CTGTGCGAAGCAAGTGGAAATTCTCTAGGTTAtggatataataataataataaaattgcgGGCAAACCAAAATCCCAATCAACAGATTCATTAGATGAGACCCCTGTTTCTGAAGGCACACTGACAATATGA
- the LOC106758799 gene encoding uncharacterized protein LOC106758799 yields the protein MVGSKFESTPEKVVNPQNTLIHTTSLLYLLQRETPTQKVFQFLQTMTSEAVETHEAEENAEVEKLESDLKQMAQKILEYRTTLPDQLSSTLRSILDAHRPYLPLGASEQNMSREETSSAPEDPETAKKLKLLNEKISSNCSAMPIVLKRMKDCITRIEKFESYKDAMIHPAFKRKKTG from the exons ATGGTAGgttcaaaatttgaaagtacACCAGAAAAAGTCGTAAACCCACAAAACACCCTTATTCACACTACTTCTCTGCTTTATCTTCTCCAACGTGAAACACCAACGCAAAAAGTATTCCAATTTCTACAAACAATGACTTCCGAAGCGGTGGAAACTCACGAAGCTGAAGAAAACGCGGAAGTGGAGAAGTTGGAATCTGATTTGAAGCAAATGGCGCAGAAAATTCTCGAATACCGGACAACGCTTCCGGATCAGCTCAGCTCCACACTCCGTTCGATTCTCGATGCCCACAGACCCTATCTCCCACTGG GTGCATCAGAACAAAACATGTCTAGAGAAGAAACTTCATCTGCTCCGGAAGACCCAGAGACTGCCAAGAAACTGAAATTGCTGAATGAAAAGATCTCGAGCAATTGCTCTGCTATGCCAATTGTTTTGAAAAGGATGAAAGATTGCATTACCAGAATTGAAAAGTTTGAATCATACAAAGATGCAATGATACATCCTGCCTTCAAAAGGAAGAAGACTGGATAG